The Deltaproteobacteria bacterium genome includes a region encoding these proteins:
- the truB gene encoding tRNA pseudouridine(55) synthase TruB, with the protein MQNSQQIDGLLAVNKPAGMVSKDVSRWLMRRIGKVKLGHVGTLDPAAAGVLPVLLGRATRLQDFLLEMPKSYEFDVAFGIETDTLDQDGQIVAESEWDHISAPALERAIKSFLGEIEQVPPIYSAVKYQGKPLYDYVRGKGKSGAAASVVPLAELKRRVTVTNFEMLRFKPGSGTFRITCSKGTYVRSLVRDLAYAVDSCATLTRLVRTQAAGIAIEDSLSPESIDADLTKFSDLVVPISKIKLNLSVWRCSTPTLGGRLKNGQKLVLDHNQFEESLDVNKDSARDAVLLVDEGGIAFGVGCVRRHESGSVELVMKRGL; encoded by the coding sequence GTGCAAAACTCACAGCAAATAGATGGGCTCCTTGCCGTCAACAAGCCCGCAGGCATGGTGTCTAAAGATGTTTCCCGTTGGCTCATGCGCCGTATTGGCAAAGTCAAACTAGGTCATGTAGGGACGTTGGATCCGGCGGCGGCAGGGGTTTTGCCTGTACTTTTGGGGCGTGCCACACGGCTACAGGACTTTTTGCTCGAGATGCCCAAGAGCTACGAGTTTGATGTGGCCTTCGGTATCGAGACAGATACCCTCGATCAGGACGGGCAAATAGTGGCTGAGTCAGAGTGGGATCATATTTCTGCCCCGGCGCTTGAGCGAGCCATCAAATCGTTCCTGGGTGAAATTGAACAAGTTCCACCCATATATTCTGCGGTGAAATACCAAGGTAAGCCCCTGTACGACTATGTCCGTGGCAAGGGTAAGAGTGGTGCTGCAGCCTCAGTCGTGCCTCTTGCTGAGCTTAAGCGCCGCGTCACGGTAACTAATTTTGAGATGCTGCGTTTCAAACCGGGATCTGGTACCTTCAGGATCACGTGTTCAAAGGGAACTTATGTCAGGTCACTAGTCAGGGATTTAGCGTATGCAGTCGATAGCTGCGCAACGCTAACGCGCCTCGTCCGCACACAGGCGGCGGGCATTGCGATTGAAGATAGTCTCTCGCCAGAATCGATTGACGCAGACCTCACAAAGTTCTCTGATCTAGTTGTGCCGATCTCGAAGATTAAGTTGAATCTATCTGTATGGCGTTGTTCAACACCTACATTAGGCGGCAGACTGAAAAATGGGCAAAAGTTAGTTCTGGACCATAATCAGTTTGAAGAATCTCTCGATGTGAATAAGGACAGCGCTCGCGATGCGGTGCTTCTAGTGGATGAAGGTGGAATTGCTTTTGGCGTGGGATGTGTCCGACGTCATGAATCTGGATCAGTGGAACTTGTAATGAAGAGGGGACTTTGA
- the ruvB gene encoding Holliday junction branch migration DNA helicase RuvB: MTDIKNQRPDESSVGTSGRTSIKVERIVGGEVGIDDDVLEASRPELRPLSFDDYLGQNQVKDNLKIYVKSAMQRAASLDHVILHGPPGLGKTTLARIIANELNAPFFETRGPAIERPGDLAGILTGLTPGSVLFVDEIHRLSIKVEEVLYSAMEDFQLDIIVGQGPAARAMRIPLPEFTLVGATTRLALLSKPLLDRFGIQERLEFYDIEALCAILRRSAAILGIEVSREGAREIASRARGTPRIANRLLKRVWDFAFGFDKRHVDAELADKVLQRQGIDSFGLERIDRQILSTVAEQYQGGPVGIEALAATLNEDRATLEEVYEPYLVYSGFLARGPRGRMLTSKGKVHLDALAANKLEPR, from the coding sequence ATGACGGATATAAAAAATCAGCGCCCAGATGAGTCCAGTGTTGGGACGAGTGGTCGCACTAGCATTAAAGTTGAACGTATCGTGGGCGGGGAAGTGGGTATTGATGACGATGTCTTAGAGGCGAGTCGGCCTGAGCTTCGTCCCCTGTCCTTCGATGATTACCTTGGTCAAAATCAGGTAAAGGATAATCTCAAGATCTATGTCAAATCGGCCATGCAACGCGCGGCCAGTTTAGATCACGTCATCTTGCATGGTCCACCGGGGCTGGGCAAAACCACGCTGGCTAGGATTATCGCGAATGAGCTAAACGCCCCTTTTTTTGAGACACGCGGTCCTGCAATTGAGCGTCCCGGGGATTTAGCCGGAATATTGACCGGTCTCACACCAGGCAGTGTTCTTTTTGTCGATGAGATCCATCGACTTTCCATTAAAGTCGAGGAAGTTCTCTACTCAGCGATGGAGGACTTTCAATTGGATATCATTGTGGGGCAAGGTCCGGCGGCCAGAGCCATGCGGATTCCGCTGCCCGAGTTCACGCTAGTTGGTGCGACGACGCGACTCGCTCTCTTGTCTAAGCCTTTATTAGATCGCTTTGGTATCCAGGAGCGTCTTGAGTTTTATGATATTGAGGCTTTATGTGCCATTCTGCGCCGCAGCGCGGCAATACTAGGTATCGAGGTATCTCGCGAAGGAGCGCGTGAGATTGCTAGCCGTGCGCGGGGAACCCCTAGGATTGCCAATCGCCTTTTGAAGCGTGTGTGGGACTTTGCCTTTGGATTTGATAAACGCCATGTCGATGCTGAGTTGGCCGATAAGGTTTTGCAGCGTCAAGGCATCGATTCATTCGGTCTCGAGCGTATCGATCGGCAGATACTCTCAACTGTAGCGGAGCAATACCAAGGAGGACCTGTGGGCATTGAGGCCTTGGCGGCTACCTTGAATGAGGACCGAGCAACGCTCGAAGAAGTTTATGAACCGTATCTCGTTTACAGTGGTTTTCTGGCACGTGGACCACGAGGACGCATGTTAACCTCCAAGGGTAAGGTTCACCTAGACGCGCTTGCTGCTAATAAATTGGAGCCTCGATGA
- the rbfA gene encoding 30S ribosome-binding factor RbfA, with protein MGLRQARLADEMRDVLAATFTGGQLSDPRVAGVTITAVKLSADLQLATVYFRIYGEGPERTAPDAAAGLKSATGFLRRVLADAFDIRRVPNLRFFYDESIERGSKIESLLAQI; from the coding sequence ATGGGTCTACGTCAAGCCAGATTAGCCGATGAAATGAGAGATGTCTTAGCTGCCACCTTCACCGGTGGGCAGCTAAGTGATCCCCGTGTAGCCGGTGTCACTATCACTGCAGTTAAGCTATCGGCAGATTTGCAGTTAGCTACTGTCTACTTCCGGATCTACGGCGAGGGTCCAGAGCGCACTGCTCCCGACGCTGCAGCGGGATTGAAGAGTGCGACAGGGTTCTTGCGTCGGGTTTTGGCAGATGCTTTCGATATCCGTCGGGTGCCGAATTTGCGCTTCTTCTATGATGAGAGTATCGAGCGCGGCTCCAAAATCGAAAGTTTATTGGCCCAAATTTAG
- a CDS encoding transcriptional regulator produces MRAVVTKLAILTAVFVVSQSALCDTIKVGEKPETVLFSNEVGARVDGSPWSTESIKDRLWLLFYVAPSRRDDNEALKEALKAENFPDEKLGSIAIINMASTWVPNIILESALKKNQERYPRTTYVKDFQKTLVNKWKLKDDSFEVVLFDRGGKVLLYRSGDFSPDQIKETIDLIKRNLST; encoded by the coding sequence ATGAGAGCTGTCGTTACCAAGCTGGCTATCCTTACCGCCGTCTTCGTGGTCTCGCAATCGGCTTTATGCGACACCATAAAAGTCGGCGAAAAACCGGAGACGGTGCTCTTCAGCAATGAAGTAGGCGCCCGGGTCGATGGCTCCCCCTGGTCCACCGAGTCGATAAAAGATCGCCTCTGGCTTCTTTTTTACGTTGCACCCAGCCGTCGCGACGACAATGAGGCCCTAAAAGAGGCTCTCAAGGCGGAAAATTTTCCAGACGAAAAGCTCGGTAGTATTGCCATCATCAACATGGCAAGTACCTGGGTACCTAATATAATCCTAGAATCTGCGCTCAAGAAAAATCAGGAACGCTATCCAAGAACCACTTACGTCAAGGATTTCCAGAAGACTCTAGTCAATAAATGGAAGTTAAAAGATGACAGCTTCGAGGTCGTGCTCTTTGACCGCGGCGGCAAAGTGCTGCTCTATCGTAGTGGGGATTTTAGCCCTGACCAGATCAAAGAGACCATCGACTTGATCAAACGTAATCTCTCAACTTGA
- a CDS encoding D-tyrosyl-tRNA(Tyr) deacylase, translating to MRLVLQRVSQASVEVHGEIIGRIGHGWLVLIGVHPGDDDATINHLLDKLLHLRAFNDTNGKMNLSIRDVQGELLLVSQFTLYADCRKGRRPSFTQAAAPDLANRVYSNFVAAAKQSGLQVATGQFGADMKVDLRNDGPVTFVLNYPEGDL from the coding sequence ATGCGACTTGTACTGCAAAGGGTCAGTCAAGCAAGCGTCGAGGTTCATGGCGAGATTATTGGCCGGATTGGCCATGGCTGGTTAGTGCTCATCGGTGTCCATCCTGGCGACGACGATGCGACGATCAACCATCTGCTCGACAAACTTTTGCATCTTCGTGCCTTCAACGACACCAATGGCAAGATGAATCTTAGTATCCGCGACGTCCAGGGGGAGCTACTTCTGGTCAGTCAGTTCACATTGTATGCTGACTGCCGTAAGGGGCGACGCCCCAGCTTTACTCAGGCTGCCGCGCCGGATCTTGCCAACAGGGTTTATTCAAACTTCGTTGCGGCTGCCAAGCAATCCGGCCTGCAAGTAGCAACCGGGCAGTTTGGGGCAGATATGAAGGTAGACCTTCGCAATGACGGTCCGGTTACCTTCGTCCTCAACTATCCAGAAGGCGATCTCTAG
- a CDS encoding bifunctional oligoribonuclease/PAP phosphatase NrnA produces the protein MKSKNDNKSKPMSPTVKASVKATASSPAARPNPATNAPMRGMSRSPQPNPAMQIKQQQPIQQNDSGEEFDLQNTPAYRLHQALAKARGKKLLICIKGYPDPDNIGTSLCLQWLARHYDINTTIIHFEAISHHENRALVKKLDLDMIEYENNFDVSGFDYFAVNDSQNPDLPIKLPADCKLLAFVDHHKTLGTVEGEFVDIRESSGSTSGIYGEYLIEGPINFRGNSVEESRIATALMHGIRSDTDNFVNAQPIDYRASEYFAQFVDKDLLSLISHQSIPAKTMDLTQIALQRKDIRGTFMFSGVGFVRDEDRDGIGQCADYLLHREGIDTVVVYGVVGNQFIDGSLRTKSHTLDPDKWLKDVFGADEGGKYYGGGRKDKGGFQIPIGVFARCNDRELLWILIKKTIDELFYQKIGIEEDANIDSDLASQKG, from the coding sequence TTGAAGTCTAAGAACGACAATAAATCAAAGCCAATGAGTCCGACGGTGAAAGCCTCGGTCAAGGCCACCGCATCGTCACCAGCGGCAAGGCCTAATCCCGCCACGAATGCTCCCATGCGGGGTATGAGTCGGTCACCGCAGCCCAATCCAGCCATGCAAATAAAACAGCAGCAGCCGATACAGCAAAATGACTCAGGTGAGGAATTCGACCTACAAAACACCCCAGCCTACCGGCTTCATCAGGCCTTGGCCAAGGCGCGGGGCAAAAAGCTGCTGATCTGTATCAAGGGCTATCCTGACCCAGACAATATTGGGACTTCTTTATGTCTCCAGTGGTTGGCACGTCACTATGACATTAATACCACCATCATCCATTTCGAGGCTATTTCGCACCACGAGAACCGGGCATTGGTCAAAAAGCTCGATCTGGACATGATCGAATACGAGAACAATTTTGATGTGTCCGGATTCGACTATTTTGCCGTCAATGATTCGCAAAATCCCGATTTGCCAATCAAACTGCCGGCAGATTGTAAGCTGCTAGCATTTGTTGATCACCACAAGACTCTCGGCACCGTTGAGGGTGAATTTGTCGATATTCGCGAGTCGTCTGGTTCGACCTCGGGAATCTACGGTGAGTATCTGATCGAGGGCCCCATCAATTTCCGTGGCAATTCTGTTGAGGAAAGTCGCATTGCCACGGCTCTAATGCACGGCATTCGCAGCGATACTGATAACTTTGTTAACGCACAGCCAATCGATTACCGAGCCAGCGAATACTTCGCCCAGTTTGTGGATAAGGATTTGCTGTCGCTCATTTCGCACCAGTCAATTCCAGCAAAGACCATGGATCTCACGCAGATTGCTCTCCAGAGGAAAGATATCCGCGGGACTTTCATGTTCTCGGGCGTAGGTTTTGTGCGGGACGAGGATCGGGACGGAATCGGACAGTGCGCCGATTACTTACTTCATAGAGAGGGAATCGACACGGTTGTAGTTTATGGAGTGGTTGGTAACCAGTTCATAGACGGCTCCCTTCGGACCAAATCTCACACGCTTGACCCTGATAAGTGGCTAAAAGACGTTTTTGGTGCCGACGAGGGCGGTAAGTACTACGGTGGCGGCCGCAAAGATAAGGGTGGATTTCAGATCCCCATCGGGGTTTTTGCTAGGTGTAATGACCGCGAGCTACTCTGGATACTGATCAAAAAGACCATAGACGAACTCTTCTACCAGAAGATCGGTATCGAAGAGGACGCCAACATAGACAGCGATTTGGCCAGCCAAAAAGGCTAG
- a CDS encoding methionine adenosyltransferase, producing MSQGNSDYLFTSESVSEGHPDKVSDQISDAILDALLAQDKHSRVAVETLCKTGLVVIAGEVTTKAVVDYAKVAREVIDWIGYNDGKLGFDANSCGVLTAIEQQSPDISQGVTATADKEQGAGDQGMMFGYACDETTEFMPATISYAHKLLRKLSDLRRQKHVDFLRPDAKSQVTVEYKAGQLTRVDTVVISTQHTPEVAPKELESYVIEEVIKRTIPAELLKNTRYLINPTGRFVIGGPQGDCGLTGRKIIVDTYGGHGAHGGGAFSGKDPSKVDRSAAYMGRYIAKNLVAAGLAKKALVQLAYAIGVAEPVSVFVETYGTSKLTLKELESKVRSVFRLKPHEIVNQFDLLRPIYRPTASYGHFGRDEFPWERLDKVAALKA from the coding sequence ATGAGCCAGGGAAATTCTGACTACCTGTTTACTTCTGAATCAGTGAGCGAGGGCCATCCTGATAAAGTTAGCGACCAGATTAGCGATGCTATTCTTGACGCTCTTTTGGCCCAGGACAAACACTCCCGTGTTGCGGTGGAGACCTTGTGTAAAACCGGCCTGGTCGTCATCGCTGGCGAAGTCACGACTAAAGCTGTGGTCGATTATGCAAAAGTTGCCCGCGAAGTGATCGATTGGATTGGTTACAATGACGGGAAGCTAGGTTTTGATGCTAATAGCTGCGGCGTCCTCACGGCGATTGAGCAACAATCACCGGACATCTCGCAGGGCGTGACAGCTACTGCTGACAAAGAGCAGGGCGCTGGCGATCAAGGGATGATGTTTGGTTATGCTTGTGACGAGACCACCGAGTTTATGCCGGCGACGATTAGCTATGCGCATAAATTGCTACGTAAGTTATCGGACTTGCGCCGTCAAAAGCACGTCGATTTTCTGCGGCCTGACGCTAAGAGTCAAGTCACCGTCGAGTACAAAGCAGGACAACTGACGCGCGTTGACACGGTAGTAATTTCTACCCAGCACACGCCTGAAGTAGCTCCGAAAGAGCTCGAGTCTTACGTCATTGAAGAAGTGATCAAGCGCACCATTCCGGCTGAGCTTCTGAAGAATACCCGTTATCTGATCAACCCCACGGGCCGCTTTGTCATCGGTGGACCACAAGGTGATTGTGGATTGACCGGTCGTAAGATCATCGTTGACACCTACGGTGGTCACGGTGCTCACGGCGGTGGCGCGTTCTCGGGTAAGGATCCATCAAAGGTCGATCGGTCTGCGGCTTACATGGGTCGTTACATTGCTAAGAACTTAGTGGCAGCTGGTTTGGCTAAGAAGGCCCTGGTGCAGCTTGCCTACGCTATTGGGGTCGCTGAGCCGGTCAGTGTCTTTGTCGAGACCTACGGGACATCTAAACTTACGCTAAAAGAGCTTGAGTCTAAAGTGCGCAGTGTTTTCCGGTTGAAGCCCCATGAGATCGTGAATCAATTTGATCTGCTGCGTCCTATTTACCGTCCAACTGCGTCGTACGGTCATTTCGGTCGCGACGAGTTCCCTTGGGAACGTCTGGATAAGGTTGCAGCACTGAAGGCATAA
- a CDS encoding histidine phosphatase family protein has protein sequence MKSMSSRHCFTIMSGRSTRGAADRFCGWTDPPLSEDGRAQVMARRVELSREVRKLPAIWYVSDRRRAIETFEVLTAGTQVPILRIADKLREINFGVYENLTWEELPDEFQRQYELALTDPLRLTFPEGESFRDMCERVSALALDILSYQDDESDVGVIGHQGSVRLWHLMAEELPPEQFFADTPDLGQGKWITISASQVAQWRHRHLSTMTAG, from the coding sequence ATGAAATCGATGAGTAGTCGCCATTGTTTCACAATCATGAGCGGACGATCGACCAGGGGAGCTGCCGACCGCTTCTGTGGGTGGACTGATCCCCCGTTGTCCGAGGATGGGCGAGCGCAGGTAATGGCGCGTCGGGTTGAATTGAGTCGCGAGGTGCGTAAGCTACCCGCTATCTGGTATGTTTCCGACCGGCGGCGCGCTATCGAGACCTTTGAGGTTTTGACAGCAGGCACGCAGGTACCGATCCTGAGGATCGCGGATAAGCTGCGAGAGATCAATTTCGGAGTCTACGAGAATCTCACGTGGGAGGAACTGCCAGATGAATTTCAAAGGCAGTACGAGCTAGCCCTGACGGACCCACTGCGGCTCACCTTTCCAGAGGGTGAGTCCTTTCGCGACATGTGCGAGAGGGTATCGGCTCTGGCTTTGGACATCCTCTCTTATCAGGATGACGAGTCCGATGTTGGCGTGATAGGTCACCAGGGAAGCGTGCGACTCTGGCATTTGATGGCAGAGGAGCTTCCGCCGGAGCAGTTTTTTGCGGATACACCCGATCTCGGGCAGGGTAAATGGATTACGATCAGCGCATCCCAGGTTGCTCAGTGGCGCCACAGGCATTTGAGCACAATGACGGCGGGTTGA
- the infB gene encoding translation initiation factor IF-2, with product MSKLRVHELAKELNVESKVLMAKLKAMGAKIISHQSTLTDQQVTELRGALGAPVASAGTSAGGSAAVSSDASGKPRVVIRRRAASKEDAESLESAQVETEEAPTVAVAPVVATAVVAEEAREPQPKPTLGEPAKVVVASAEPVKKVVEQVAASIPSPVAQVVTRPPTPAKVEPAAEFDSAAHPVPSAPAPVSRHVEEPKTVTKESVPQEVVPEVVPVAPAPVAAPTAPPPVDTATDVAKRRREVGGATIVRRATPEEVEKLESANRSRQTGRKEDHRGTRVTGLGLLSNRISSDAAAPAPAQQAAGGTPGAPQTASDVDEWGARRGNVVKDKKTLDDEEQLRRKAAAKARRNQGAINTRLLLQQAEILTSDEEVQQADFSGRTVYTPMSPRSKRDIKRRKDLKKTAITTPRASYRVVNMGESITVGELAKQLAIKSSDLIKKLMTQGVMATINQPVDFDTATLLASEYQFEVKSNIQTVDDILKKAEVTDLESRSPIVTVMGHVDHGKTSILDAIRSADVAGGEAGGITQHIGAYSVEHNGEKIAFLDTPGHEAFSAMRARGAKVTDIVVLVVAADDGVMPQTIEAINHAKAANVPLIVAVNKIDKPNINLDRVYTELTEHGVQAEEWGGETQFIKTSALQRKGIDELLEAILLQAEVLDLKASANGQAEGVVIEAHLDKGRGPVATVMVQSGTLRPGDYIVAGTEYGRVRAMHDHRNRDVAAAGPSEPVEIIGLSGVPRAGDQFNIVNDEKTAREVAAFRTEQARNAQATKSSAASLADLLAKVKNEEIPEVPIIVKADTQGSVEAIVDSILKLNTDRVRNRIVHSAVGGVNESDVSLAQASGAVVVAFSVRAARGLDETAEQAGVPIRYFSIIYEIVDAVKALMVGKLPPIVSEHVLGRAEVRKPISVPKIGMIGGSAVLEGKITRTSFCRLIRNDIVIYSGKLGSLRRFKDDVKEVVQGYECGIGIDGYNDLKEGDIIEAYILEETSATL from the coding sequence ATGTCAAAACTGCGGGTACATGAGCTTGCCAAAGAGTTGAATGTTGAGTCGAAGGTCTTAATGGCTAAGCTCAAGGCCATGGGCGCGAAAATCATAAGTCATCAGAGCACACTTACCGATCAGCAGGTTACCGAGCTGAGGGGGGCCTTGGGTGCCCCAGTCGCGTCAGCTGGAACGTCAGCTGGAGGTAGTGCGGCAGTTTCTAGCGATGCTAGTGGTAAGCCGCGTGTGGTGATACGTCGCCGTGCTGCATCTAAAGAAGACGCCGAGTCTCTAGAATCGGCGCAGGTAGAGACCGAGGAGGCCCCAACGGTCGCAGTGGCTCCCGTCGTAGCGACCGCAGTTGTCGCTGAAGAAGCGCGCGAGCCACAACCTAAGCCGACTTTGGGCGAGCCGGCAAAGGTAGTCGTGGCATCCGCGGAGCCGGTCAAGAAAGTGGTAGAGCAAGTAGCCGCGTCGATACCATCGCCGGTTGCCCAAGTCGTTACCAGACCGCCGACGCCAGCTAAAGTTGAACCCGCAGCAGAGTTTGATAGCGCAGCACATCCGGTCCCATCAGCGCCGGCCCCGGTAAGTAGGCACGTTGAAGAACCTAAGACTGTTACGAAAGAATCAGTGCCGCAGGAAGTAGTGCCCGAGGTTGTCCCTGTCGCGCCGGCTCCTGTTGCTGCACCAACGGCTCCCCCACCGGTAGATACTGCGACTGATGTCGCCAAACGCAGGCGCGAAGTTGGTGGCGCCACGATTGTACGCCGGGCTACACCCGAAGAAGTCGAAAAGCTAGAAAGTGCGAATCGCAGCCGTCAAACTGGACGGAAGGAAGACCATCGCGGTACCCGTGTCACGGGTTTGGGTTTACTTTCCAATCGCATCAGTAGTGATGCAGCGGCGCCAGCTCCTGCGCAGCAGGCCGCAGGTGGTACACCTGGTGCTCCTCAAACAGCATCTGATGTCGACGAATGGGGTGCGCGACGCGGTAACGTAGTCAAAGATAAGAAGACCTTGGACGACGAGGAGCAGCTGCGTCGTAAGGCGGCTGCGAAGGCGCGCCGTAATCAAGGCGCGATAAACACGCGGCTATTGCTGCAGCAAGCCGAAATTCTGACTTCTGACGAAGAGGTCCAGCAGGCGGACTTTTCAGGGCGCACGGTCTATACCCCGATGTCACCGCGTAGTAAGCGAGACATCAAGCGTCGTAAGGATCTTAAAAAGACGGCGATTACAACCCCGCGGGCATCCTATCGGGTGGTCAACATGGGCGAGTCAATCACCGTTGGTGAATTAGCCAAGCAGCTAGCTATCAAGAGTTCTGATCTCATCAAAAAATTGATGACTCAGGGTGTGATGGCAACAATCAATCAACCGGTAGATTTCGATACAGCCACGCTACTTGCAAGCGAGTATCAGTTCGAAGTTAAGAGCAATATTCAGACTGTCGATGACATTCTGAAGAAAGCTGAGGTCACTGATCTCGAGTCCCGCTCACCAATCGTCACGGTGATGGGTCACGTTGACCACGGAAAGACCTCAATTCTGGATGCTATTCGTTCTGCTGATGTGGCTGGTGGTGAAGCCGGTGGGATCACACAGCACATTGGTGCTTACTCCGTGGAACATAACGGGGAAAAGATTGCCTTCCTTGACACTCCTGGTCACGAGGCATTCTCGGCCATGAGAGCACGCGGTGCTAAAGTGACGGATATCGTCGTTCTGGTAGTTGCTGCAGACGACGGAGTGATGCCCCAGACCATTGAGGCGATTAATCACGCGAAAGCTGCAAATGTTCCTTTGATTGTTGCGGTCAACAAGATCGATAAGCCAAATATCAATTTGGACCGTGTGTACACCGAACTTACGGAGCACGGTGTTCAGGCCGAAGAGTGGGGCGGTGAGACTCAGTTCATTAAGACTTCTGCCTTGCAACGCAAGGGTATTGACGAGTTACTCGAGGCGATCCTTCTGCAAGCTGAGGTTTTAGATCTGAAAGCGAGCGCGAATGGGCAAGCCGAGGGTGTGGTGATTGAAGCCCATCTCGACAAAGGCAGAGGGCCAGTCGCCACAGTCATGGTGCAAAGCGGCACCTTACGCCCTGGTGACTATATCGTTGCTGGCACGGAATACGGCCGCGTTCGTGCTATGCATGACCATCGCAATCGCGATGTAGCAGCGGCAGGTCCATCAGAGCCCGTCGAGATTATTGGTTTGTCGGGTGTTCCGCGGGCTGGTGATCAGTTCAATATTGTAAACGATGAAAAAACTGCCAGAGAAGTTGCAGCTTTCCGCACAGAGCAAGCTCGCAATGCTCAGGCTACGAAATCGAGTGCAGCTAGCTTGGCAGATCTCCTCGCTAAAGTTAAGAATGAGGAGATCCCAGAGGTGCCAATCATCGTCAAGGCCGATACCCAAGGCTCGGTCGAAGCGATTGTTGACTCTATACTGAAGCTTAACACCGACAGAGTGCGTAACAGGATCGTTCACAGTGCCGTAGGTGGTGTGAATGAGTCGGATGTTTCGCTGGCGCAAGCCTCGGGTGCCGTAGTGGTTGCCTTCAGCGTCAGGGCTGCCCGTGGACTTGATGAGACTGCGGAACAAGCAGGCGTACCTATCAGGTACTTCAGTATCATCTATGAGATTGTTGATGCTGTGAAAGCCTTGATGGTTGGGAAATTGCCTCCAATCGTCAGTGAGCATGTGCTGGGTCGAGCTGAAGTGCGCAAGCCTATTAGTGTCCCTAAAATCGGCATGATCGGTGGATCGGCGGTTCTCGAAGGTAAGATCACGCGGACTTCATTCTGCCGCTTGATACGTAACGATATCGTAATTTACTCCGGTAAGCTCGGGTCGTTGCGTCGATTTAAGGATGACGTCAAGGAAGTTGTTCAGGGTTACGAATGCGGTATTGGTATTGACGGCTACAACGACCTCAAAGAGGGCGACATCATCGAGGCCTATATCCTCGAAGAAACGTCGGCCACATTATAG
- the ruvA gene encoding Holliday junction branch migration protein RuvA produces MIERVFGQCVMKQGSTVIIDVNGVGYGVEVTDATAAQLHEDTAALLWIYTHVREDSLRLFGFPELSERQLFSQLLSVSGVGPKVAMAILATISASDLVRAVEEDDASILEEVPGIGPRQSKKIILELKPKVAKISAFCLTQQTGKTRSPATAPLFDARSSRLAADTIRDLRSALENFGYKDKEIQPIVRKLERDPPATDLATLLKSALADLASASPSAIGRGEELF; encoded by the coding sequence ATGATCGAGCGAGTATTTGGCCAATGTGTAATGAAGCAGGGTAGTACCGTTATCATTGACGTAAACGGAGTGGGTTATGGAGTTGAGGTAACGGACGCTACAGCCGCGCAGTTACATGAGGACACGGCGGCATTACTCTGGATTTATACTCATGTGAGAGAGGACAGCCTGAGGCTTTTTGGTTTTCCAGAGTTATCGGAACGTCAGCTTTTTAGTCAGCTACTCAGTGTAAGTGGTGTTGGGCCAAAGGTTGCCATGGCTATACTCGCGACTATTTCGGCAAGTGATTTGGTCCGGGCGGTTGAGGAGGATGATGCCTCCATACTTGAAGAGGTGCCTGGTATTGGTCCACGCCAATCCAAGAAAATTATCCTAGAGCTCAAGCCCAAAGTTGCAAAAATTTCCGCGTTCTGTCTGACGCAGCAAACAGGCAAGACGCGGTCTCCGGCGACTGCCCCTCTTTTTGATGCACGCTCATCACGCCTAGCTGCTGACACAATTAGGGATTTACGTTCAGCGTTGGAAAATTTTGGGTACAAGGACAAGGAGATTCAACCCATCGTGCGCAAACTGGAGCGAGATCCGCCAGCCACTGACCTAGCTACTCTGCTCAAATCTGCGTTGGCAGATTTAGCCTCAGCCAGCCCCAGTGCGATCGGTCGGGGAGAGGAACTATTTTAA